The following coding sequences are from one Rutidosis leptorrhynchoides isolate AG116_Rl617_1_P2 chromosome 11, CSIRO_AGI_Rlap_v1, whole genome shotgun sequence window:
- the LOC139876093 gene encoding uncharacterized protein gives MVGIDFFEWIFGLVITGISFSWQRKRSIFGRGKDELLQLQSLLLSAKYGNSEHDSWKWQWDGNGVFKCCVMAELIDEKLLHNSFCDYETLRNKLVPKKLEIFVWRTVPKRIPTRVELDKKSIDLDSVRCPMCDEDLETVEHDIIFCKFDSEVWARVFNWWKLGNIIDFSIDEVFKDTRPYSSSIHKSVVWQAVKWVSSYFIWKNRNNKVFGKHSSTSVMLFNEIQCKSYEWFTARSKKYKFDWHTWLIDPASCCVSTSTRVGVG, from the exons ATGGTAGGAATAGACTTTTTTGAATGGATCTTTGGCTTGGTGATCACAG GTATCTCGTTCTCATGGCAAAGGAAAAGGTCGATTTTCGGAAGAGGGAAGGATGAACTTTTGCAGCTTCAAAGCCTGCTGCTATCGGCTAAATACGGGAACAGTGAGCATGACAGTTGGAAATGGCAATGGGATGGTAATGGGGTGTTCAAATGTTGTGTGATGGCTGAGCTCATCGACGAAAAGCTACTTCACAACTCCTTTTGTGATTATGAAACTCTTCGTAATAAGCTTGTCCCAAAGAAACTTGAAATATTTGTTTGGAGAACGGTTCCGAAAAGGATTCCAACCCGAGTCGAACTTGACAAAAAGTCCATTGATCTCGACTCGGTGAGGTGTCCAATGTGCGATGAAGATCTAGAAACAGTGGAACATGATATTATATTTTGCAAGTTTGATTCGGAGGTTTGGGCGAGGGTTTTCAATTGGTGGAAGTTAGGTAATATAATTGACTTTTCCATAGATGAAGTCTTTAAAGATACAAGGCCATACTCAAGTTCGATCCATAAAAGTGTGGTATGGCAAGCGGTTAAGTGGGTTTCAAGCTACTTTATATGGAAGAATCGCAATAATAAGGTTTTCGGTAAACACTCGTCTACTAGTGTTATGTTATTCAACGAAATCCAATGCAAAAGTTACGAGTGGTTCACTGCGAGATCAAAGAAATATAAATTTGATTGGCATACATGGCTTATTGATCCTGCTTCGTGTTGTGTCAGTACTTCAACTCGAGTAGGGGTGGGCTAA